The Methanoplanus sp. FWC-SCC4 genome has a window encoding:
- the hypF gene encoding carbamoyltransferase HypF, producing MRNSGQIIIKGIVQGVGFRPFVYSQAIRFNISGNVKNLGSEVRINAFGDNFEDFLCAVSKGTPLSKIDSVTVLEVTGNNPGTFYIEKSSRGELTGFIPPDVAICDDCISDIFQKGGRYENYWATSCVNCGPRYSIISDIPYDRERTTMDKFPMCKECLLEYESPKSRRHHAQTIACSSCGPGIFLLDKKGEQVCTDDPVKLAASLLDKGHIVAIRGIGGFHISCIESSAGKLKECLGRTEQPLAIMAKETAINNIAYVTPEDKVTLNSPEHPIVVLNKKDHGSHPDISNMNTIGCMLPYTGLHHLLFSKLKNPLLIMTSANAPGNPMVTETDMAVLKLNNCVDYFLTHNRFIQNRCDDSVVREGYIIRMSRGYAPKRKEIDLGNLCILGTGPELNSNISIYKSGFCYTSPHVGNVRNPPTLRYLAETVENIGSLTGANYDIIAHDMHPQFLSTKFAKEMTKETGAETVAVQHHRAHIAAAVADKPDEPVVGIATDGVGLGDDGKIWGGEIFSGVLTDLRRVAHLENVMMPGGDLATKFPERMLYGIMPEERVKDLLISRGWGQMEINLLEKQVEKKFNVAETSSTGRILDAASALLGICREKTFDGEPAMKLESAGASGKPDKWDLTYYKKDGCRIFSTKDLIQTAFDKTDSSKIPDIAASFEYNLARGIAKMAVDAANEAGIHKVALSGGVAYNHLFRETIKEEIISSDLEFIINSDYPLGDGCISFGQCIIAGMSKR from the coding sequence ATGCGAAACAGCGGACAGATAATCATTAAGGGAATAGTTCAGGGAGTCGGATTCAGACCTTTTGTCTATTCACAGGCCATCAGATTCAATATATCGGGAAATGTCAAAAATCTTGGTAGTGAAGTGAGGATAAACGCTTTTGGAGATAATTTTGAAGATTTTTTATGTGCGGTCTCTAAAGGAACACCACTTTCAAAAATTGACAGCGTAACTGTTTTGGAAGTAACAGGAAATAATCCCGGTACGTTTTATATTGAAAAAAGCAGCAGAGGTGAACTAACCGGATTCATACCTCCCGATGTTGCAATATGTGATGACTGCATCTCTGACATTTTTCAAAAAGGCGGAAGATATGAAAATTACTGGGCAACATCGTGTGTAAACTGCGGACCGAGATACAGCATAATCTCTGACATCCCTTATGACCGTGAAAGAACTACCATGGACAAATTTCCAATGTGCAAAGAATGCCTGCTGGAATATGAAAGCCCAAAATCACGCAGGCATCACGCACAGACTATTGCATGCAGTTCCTGCGGACCCGGAATATTCCTGCTCGACAAAAAAGGAGAACAGGTTTGCACAGATGATCCTGTCAAACTGGCAGCATCGCTTCTGGACAAGGGCCATATAGTTGCCATAAGAGGGATCGGCGGATTTCATATATCCTGCATAGAATCCTCTGCCGGGAAGCTCAAGGAATGCCTTGGAAGAACAGAGCAGCCACTTGCAATAATGGCTAAAGAAACGGCTATCAATAATATCGCATATGTTACACCTGAGGACAAAGTCACCCTAAACAGTCCGGAGCATCCGATAGTTGTATTAAATAAAAAGGATCACGGGTCGCACCCTGATATCAGCAATATGAATACAATAGGGTGCATGCTTCCTTACACCGGACTTCACCATCTTTTATTTTCAAAGCTTAAAAATCCGCTTTTGATAATGACAAGCGCGAATGCCCCGGGAAACCCGATGGTTACCGAAACGGATATGGCTGTTCTTAAACTGAATAACTGTGTGGATTATTTTCTGACTCACAACAGGTTCATTCAAAACAGGTGTGACGACTCCGTTGTAAGAGAAGGATATATTATCAGGATGTCAAGGGGCTATGCACCAAAAAGAAAAGAGATTGACTTAGGTAATCTCTGCATACTAGGGACAGGGCCTGAATTAAACTCAAATATTTCAATATACAAATCAGGATTCTGCTATACATCACCTCATGTTGGAAATGTAAGAAACCCGCCAACCCTCAGATACCTTGCTGAGACTGTGGAAAATATAGGATCCCTTACTGGTGCGAATTATGATATTATCGCACATGACATGCACCCGCAGTTTCTATCAACAAAATTTGCAAAGGAGATGACAAAAGAGACCGGCGCAGAAACAGTTGCCGTCCAGCATCACAGGGCACATATTGCAGCAGCTGTTGCAGATAAACCCGACGAACCTGTTGTAGGAATTGCAACAGACGGTGTTGGTCTTGGCGATGACGGGAAAATATGGGGAGGAGAGATCTTTTCGGGAGTTTTGACAGACTTAAGGCGGGTAGCCCACCTTGAAAACGTGATGATGCCGGGAGGTGATCTTGCAACAAAATTCCCGGAAAGAATGCTTTACGGTATAATGCCTGAAGAAAGGGTAAAAGATCTTCTGATTTCACGCGGATGGGGGCAGATGGAGATCAATCTTCTTGAAAAACAGGTTGAAAAGAAATTCAATGTTGCAGAAACAAGCAGCACCGGAAGGATACTTGATGCTGCCTCTGCACTTCTTGGAATCTGTCGTGAAAAAACATTTGACGGGGAGCCTGCAATGAAGCTTGAGTCTGCGGGTGCATCGGGTAAACCTGATAAATGGGATCTAACCTATTACAAAAAAGACGGATGCCGGATATTCTCGACCAAAGACCTGATTCAGACAGCGTTTGATAAGACGGACTCTTCTAAAATACCTGATATTGCCGCATCATTTGAATATAATCTCGCAAGAGGCATAGCAAAAATGGCTGTTGATGCCGCAAACGAGGCAGGTATACATAAAGTTGCACTCTCAGGCGGTGTTGCATACAACCACCTATTTAGAGAAACCATAAAAGAGGAAATTATTAGTTCGGATCTTGAATTTATTATAAACAGCGATTATCCGTTAGGGGACGGATGCATCTCATTTGGACAATGTATCATTGCAGGAATGTCAAAAAGATGA
- a CDS encoding ArsR family transcriptional regulator produces the protein MTGHIRIVNDPVDLVPLLITFNNSDFKKVYGLISKNWMTDEELSEEVEIEKVRECIAILKKGNLVEEQWRMPEPGKKPSKEYKTTYSRFRANFQCTMDDLGDLINVSISTDEVLRDLVDEIDKSVHSGNGSVNDLARKFSVSPIFVKGLAKRVPHLEVKGQGLVSLESKGE, from the coding sequence TTGACGGGGCATATTAGAATAGTAAATGATCCGGTTGATCTCGTTCCGCTTTTGATTACATTCAATAATTCGGATTTTAAAAAAGTATATGGTCTGATCAGCAAGAACTGGATGACTGACGAAGAATTGTCTGAAGAAGTGGAAATTGAGAAAGTACGGGAATGTATTGCTATTTTGAAAAAAGGAAATCTTGTAGAGGAACAGTGGAGGATGCCGGAGCCTGGCAAAAAACCTTCAAAGGAATATAAAACAACATACAGCAGATTCAGGGCAAATTTCCAGTGTACTATGGATGACCTGGGTGATCTTATAAACGTATCAATATCAACGGATGAGGTGCTCAGGGATCTTGTGGATGAAATCGATAAAAGTGTCCATTCCGGTAACGGTTCCGTAAATGACCTTGCCAGAAAATTTAGTGTAAGTCCAATATTTGTAAAGGGTCTTGCAAAACGTGTTCCACACCTTGAAGTAAAAGGACAGGGGCTGGTATCTCTTGAAAGCAAAGGAGAATGA